One region of Olleya sp. Hel_I_94 genomic DNA includes:
- a CDS encoding four helix bundle protein has protein sequence MAVQKFEDLLVWQKSQDLTIQIYKAFQDNKDFSFKHQIAKSARCYIYQLNCII, from the coding sequence ATGGCAGTACAAAAATTTGAAGACTTACTAGTTTGGCAAAAGTCGCAGGATTTAACGATACAGATCTACAAAGCATTTCAAGATAATAAAGACTTTTCCTTTAAGCATCAAATAGCGAAGTCCGCTCGATGTTATATTTATCAATTAAATTGCATTATCTAG
- a CDS encoding nucleotide sugar dehydrogenase, whose protein sequence is MTIAIIGLGYVGLPLARLFATKYKVIGFDINSARVSELQQGTDSTLEIDQATLKAVVVTSPDQLNQKDQGLYCTTDQAHLASATHYIITVPTPVDKNNRPDLTPLVKASETVGRVLKKGDIVVYESTVYPGATEEVCIPVLEATSGLKFNTDFFAGYSPERINPGDKEHTVDKILKVTSGSTPDVGQQIDKLYSSVITAGTHLAPCIKVAEAAKVIENAQRDINIAFVNELAKIFNRLDINTNDVLEAAATKWNFLPFKPGLVGGHCIGVDPYYLAQKAQEVGYHPEIILAGRRLNDSMGEYVSSQIVKLMLNNDVKVKGANIVVLGFTFKENCPDVRNTKVVDVVRSLQSYGITVTIYDPLASPEQVQHEYQLTTTQHKPTAVFDAVVVAVPHKQFLDLDLQTLKAPKAIVYDVKGVLKHADGGL, encoded by the coding sequence ATGACAATAGCTATTATAGGTTTAGGTTATGTAGGATTACCATTAGCAAGATTATTTGCTACAAAATATAAGGTCATAGGATTTGATATTAATTCCGCTCGTGTTTCAGAGCTACAACAAGGTACAGACAGTACGCTAGAAATTGATCAGGCAACTTTAAAAGCAGTGGTAGTAACTAGTCCAGACCAACTTAATCAAAAAGATCAAGGCTTGTATTGCACAACAGATCAAGCACATTTAGCAAGCGCGACACATTATATTATAACAGTTCCTACACCAGTAGACAAAAATAATAGACCAGATTTAACACCTTTAGTTAAGGCTAGTGAGACCGTTGGACGCGTATTAAAAAAAGGAGACATTGTAGTCTATGAATCTACGGTATATCCAGGAGCAACAGAGGAAGTTTGCATTCCAGTATTAGAAGCCACAAGTGGTTTAAAATTTAATACAGATTTTTTTGCAGGCTACTCACCAGAACGTATTAATCCAGGAGATAAAGAGCATACTGTAGATAAAATTTTAAAAGTAACCTCTGGTTCAACGCCAGACGTTGGGCAGCAAATAGACAAATTGTACAGCAGTGTTATTACAGCAGGTACACATTTAGCACCTTGTATAAAAGTAGCAGAAGCTGCAAAAGTGATTGAAAACGCGCAACGTGATATTAATATTGCGTTTGTTAACGAACTTGCTAAAATCTTCAATCGTTTAGATATTAATACAAACGATGTATTAGAAGCAGCAGCCACAAAATGGAATTTTCTACCCTTTAAACCAGGATTAGTTGGTGGACACTGTATTGGTGTAGACCCTTATTATCTGGCTCAAAAAGCACAAGAAGTAGGCTATCATCCCGAAATTATATTAGCAGGAAGACGACTTAACGACTCCATGGGAGAATATGTGTCCTCACAAATAGTAAAGTTAATGCTAAATAATGATGTTAAAGTCAAAGGAGCAAACATCGTAGTATTAGGATTTACGTTTAAAGAAAACTGTCCAGACGTACGTAATACCAAAGTTGTAGATGTAGTCCGTAGTTTACAAAGTTATGGCATAACCGTAACCATCTACGATCCATTAGCGTCGCCTGAGCAAGTACAACACGAGTACCAATTAACAACAACACAACACAAACCTACAGCAGTATTTGACGCAGTAGTAGTAGCAGTACCACACAAACAGTTTTTAGACTTAGATTTACAAACACTAAAAGCACCCAAAGCTATTGTATACGATGTAAAAGGTGTATTAAAACACGCAGATGGTGGATTGTAA
- a CDS encoding 2Fe-2S iron-sulfur cluster-binding protein, with protein sequence MEQDINIKITDRDGVTHEVLAPTDMAMNLMEVVRSYELAPEGTIGICGGMAMCASCQCYVLSDTMLPEMQDDEEAMLSEAFNVKDNSRLGCQIQMTPDLEGLEVQLAPEE encoded by the coding sequence ATGGAACAAGACATAAACATAAAAATAACAGACAGAGATGGTGTAACACATGAAGTGCTTGCACCAACAGACATGGCAATGAACCTTATGGAAGTAGTCCGCAGTTACGAGCTGGCTCCAGAAGGTACTATCGGAATCTGTGGTGGTATGGCAATGTGTGCAAGTTGTCAATGTTACGTGTTAAGTGATACAATGCTTCCAGAAATGCAAGACGATGAAGAAGCGATGCTTAGCGAAGCATTCAATGTCAAAGATAATTCAAGATTAGGTTGTCAAATACAAATGACACCAGACCTAGAAGGTCTGGAAGTCCAATTGGCTCCTGAAGAATAA
- a CDS encoding NifU family protein: MTTQELKLNVEKALEEIRPFLQSDGGDIALLSIENNEVKVQLQGACTSCSVNQMTLKSGVEMTIKKYAPQIERVINVA; this comes from the coding sequence ATGACAACACAAGAACTAAAATTAAACGTAGAAAAAGCATTAGAAGAAATTCGTCCTTTTTTACAAAGTGATGGAGGAGATATTGCGCTTTTATCTATCGAGAATAACGAAGTTAAAGTACAATTACAAGGTGCTTGTACCTCATGTAGTGTCAACCAAATGACGCTTAAGTCAGGTGTAGAGATGACTATCAAAAAGTACGCACCACAAATCGAACGTGTAATCAACGTGGCGTAA
- a CDS encoding LysE family transporter: MNLTITFFVSLLIALVGVIPPGLLNMTAAKISIKEGYSRGLVFSLGVCVIVVIQTLIAVIFARYLSKHSEVVRILQQVAFVLFVLITVYFFLLATKDPKPEVEADRKSKRSQFFYGMVLSALNVFPIPYQAYMSITLASLGWITLDNPNIASYVAGAASGTFVMLYIYVFFLKKIKSKKLKSQKNMNYIIGSITGIIAIVTLINIIKDF, translated from the coding sequence TTGAATTTAACAATTACCTTTTTTGTAAGCTTATTAATTGCACTTGTTGGTGTAATCCCTCCAGGATTGCTTAACATGACAGCAGCAAAAATTAGTATAAAAGAAGGGTATAGTCGTGGCTTAGTATTCTCGTTAGGGGTTTGTGTTATTGTAGTTATACAAACATTAATAGCGGTTATTTTTGCGCGCTATTTAAGTAAACATTCTGAGGTAGTTAGGATATTACAACAAGTAGCATTTGTATTATTTGTTTTAATAACGGTTTACTTTTTTTTATTAGCTACCAAGGATCCAAAACCAGAAGTAGAAGCCGATCGTAAAAGTAAACGCAGTCAGTTTTTTTATGGTATGGTGTTGTCAGCATTAAATGTGTTTCCAATTCCGTATCAAGCATATATGAGTATAACTTTGGCTAGTTTAGGTTGGATAACATTAGACAACCCAAATATTGCGTCCTATGTTGCTGGAGCAGCATCTGGTACGTTTGTGATGTTGTATATTTATGTGTTTTTTTTAAAAAAGATAAAAAGCAAAAAGCTAAAGTCACAAAAAAACATGAACTACATTATAGGTTCAATTACAGGTATAATTGCAATTGTAACACTAATAAATATTATAAAAGACTTTTAA
- a CDS encoding glycosyltransferase family 4 protein translates to MILDNLPSNHEEITALLNHYKFPVAVCTTLFAICATMVVTPKVVAISKAKNLTASPNDRTSHKGIVPTLGGIGVFTGMILPINITAILFANYSQLIDLLIFNALILALLLIGIFDDIMKLSAVRKLGYQLVVAAIYVLGANMHIDSFLGLFGTHDIPITYSIIFSVFVIVLLINAYNLVDGIDGLAGVLGVLISGYMSIVFYLTNHFFYSLVCLSLVGALIGFLVFNFSRHRKIFLGDTGSLIVGFLLALEVVTYLSLGARESQLIVFKNAPVIVLALVSYPLFDTLRVFFIRIINKRSPFSPDRNHIHHRLVDLGLKHKYATLIIGLYTIIITGLAILLRDLPINKAFFIILPAGIVLLLFPFILKVKSGKVKWVVPTL, encoded by the coding sequence ATGATTTTAGATAACCTACCTAGTAATCACGAGGAAATAACCGCCTTGTTAAACCACTACAAGTTTCCTGTAGCGGTCTGTACTACACTATTTGCTATTTGTGCCACCATGGTTGTTACACCAAAAGTAGTAGCCATTAGTAAAGCCAAAAATTTAACCGCATCACCAAACGACAGGACCTCTCATAAAGGGATTGTGCCTACACTTGGTGGTATTGGTGTATTTACTGGTATGATATTACCTATAAATATAACAGCAATATTATTTGCTAATTATAGCCAGCTAATTGATTTGTTAATATTTAATGCGTTAATATTAGCGTTATTATTGATAGGTATTTTTGATGATATCATGAAACTTTCGGCAGTCCGAAAATTAGGATATCAATTAGTGGTTGCTGCCATTTATGTTTTAGGTGCAAATATGCATATAGATTCCTTTTTAGGTTTATTTGGGACGCATGATATTCCAATAACTTATTCCATAATTTTTTCTGTTTTTGTTATTGTCCTTTTAATAAATGCCTATAATTTGGTTGATGGTATAGACGGTTTAGCAGGAGTGCTAGGCGTTTTAATCTCTGGTTATATGTCCATAGTATTTTACCTGACCAATCACTTTTTTTATAGTTTAGTTTGTTTGTCTTTAGTAGGCGCTTTAATAGGCTTTTTAGTCTTTAATTTTTCCAGACACCGTAAAATATTTTTGGGTGACACAGGGTCATTAATAGTTGGCTTTTTGTTAGCTTTAGAAGTCGTAACATATTTAAGTCTTGGTGCACGCGAGTCACAGTTAATTGTGTTTAAAAATGCTCCAGTAATAGTGCTAGCTTTAGTGTCGTATCCATTATTTGATACCTTACGTGTGTTTTTTATCAGGATAATTAACAAGCGCAGCCCATTTTCGCCAGACCGTAATCACATCCATCATCGTTTGGTGGACTTAGGTTTAAAACATAAATATGCGACACTAATTATTGGATTATATACAATTATAATAACTGGTTTAGCAATTTTACTTAGGGATTTACCAATAAATAAAGCCTTTTTTATAATATTACCTGCTGGAATTGTGTTATTACTATTTCCTTTTATTTTAAAAGTAAAATCAGGTAAAGTTAAATGGGTTGTTCCTACCTTGTAA
- a CDS encoding transcription termination/antitermination protein NusG codes for MQNKNWYVLYVKRNHENKVETLINKWDIDVQAFCPVRTEIRVWSDRKKKIKVPLLPRIIFVNAADEHRNTVFDLPGTVNYLYDQGKPGIVKEEEINYLKNNLKNLDIQSHSVDAITLGETLPLVDFGIENQEGLIVKTTKNNVWVVLKSVGFVVKLQLNQ; via the coding sequence ATGCAGAATAAGAATTGGTACGTATTATACGTTAAACGAAATCACGAAAATAAGGTCGAAACCCTTATAAATAAGTGGGATATCGACGTCCAAGCGTTTTGTCCAGTTCGCACTGAAATTCGTGTATGGAGCGACCGTAAGAAAAAAATAAAAGTCCCATTATTACCTCGTATCATTTTTGTAAATGCTGCAGATGAGCACCGTAATACAGTATTTGATTTGCCAGGAACCGTAAACTACTTATACGACCAAGGTAAACCCGGAATTGTCAAAGAAGAAGAAATCAATTACCTGAAAAATAATTTAAAAAACCTTGATATTCAGTCGCATAGTGTGGACGCTATAACGCTTGGCGAAACGCTACCTTTGGTAGATTTTGGTATAGAAAATCAAGAAGGATTAATAGTAAAAACCACAAAAAATAATGTTTGGGTAGTTTTGAAGTCTGTTGGATTTGTTGTAAAATTGCAACTTAATCAGTAA
- the trmB gene encoding tRNA (guanosine(46)-N7)-methyltransferase TrmB, with product MGSKNKQKRFRENETFDNVFQPTRSQLVDQVYEHKGNWNKNVFKNNNPLVLELGCGKGEYSVALAEKFPNKNFIGIDIKGARFWRGAKTATENNMPNVAFIRTQIELVESVFAENEVDEIWITFPDPQIKYKRTKHRMTNSQFLKRYKTILKPDGIMNLKTDSEFMHGYTLGLLHGEGHEVLHSNNDVYRQDGSPEEVTSIQTHYESIYLEQNKPITYIRFKIN from the coding sequence GTGGGTAGCAAGAATAAGCAAAAAAGATTTAGAGAAAATGAAACCTTTGATAATGTGTTTCAGCCAACTAGAAGTCAATTAGTAGACCAGGTTTACGAGCATAAAGGAAATTGGAATAAAAATGTCTTTAAAAACAACAACCCATTAGTGTTAGAGCTAGGTTGTGGTAAAGGAGAATATAGTGTGGCTTTAGCAGAAAAGTTTCCAAACAAAAACTTTATTGGTATAGATATTAAAGGTGCACGTTTTTGGAGAGGAGCCAAAACTGCTACCGAAAATAACATGCCTAACGTTGCCTTTATACGCACACAAATTGAGTTGGTCGAGTCTGTTTTTGCAGAAAACGAAGTAGACGAAATCTGGATTACCTTTCCAGATCCACAAATAAAATATAAGCGTACAAAACACCGCATGACTAATTCGCAGTTTTTAAAACGTTACAAAACTATTTTAAAACCAGACGGAATCATGAATCTTAAAACAGATTCAGAGTTCATGCATGGTTACACATTAGGGTTACTACATGGTGAAGGTCATGAGGTATTACATTCTAATAACGATGTGTATAGACAAGACGGAAGCCCAGAAGAAGTAACTAGCATCCAAACACACTATGAAAGCATCTATTTAGAACAAAACAAACCAATTACGTATATTAGATTTAAAATTAACTAA
- a CDS encoding glycosyltransferase — MKKRILVAPLNWGIGHATRCIPIINALIEAGFEPIIASDGQALDLLKKEFESVTCLTLPAYNVTYAKSKTWFKWLMLWQLPKIKKAIKKEHRATQKIITDYNIKGIISDNRMGVLSKTVPSVFITHQLNVLSGSTTKLSTYFHDHYLKAFDECWIPDFENQPNLSGNLGHNFKNKGLNIKYIGPLSRLEKIKVKPKYDIMVLLSGPEPQRTILEEKLLSDLINYKGKVMFVRGKIETEQTVMLESPFTIYNFMQTEELQQALNKSELVVSRSGYTTIMDLAKLGKQAFFIPTPGQFEQEYLADYLNNQGIIASCSQEDFTLKQLERVTAYSGFKAFNNTIDFKGLFLLFQG, encoded by the coding sequence ATGAAAAAAAGAATTCTTGTTGCACCTTTAAATTGGGGAATTGGTCATGCGACGCGATGCATACCTATTATTAACGCCTTGATTGAAGCGGGTTTTGAGCCTATTATTGCTAGCGATGGTCAAGCGTTAGATTTGCTTAAAAAAGAATTTGAGAGTGTGACCTGCCTTACATTACCTGCTTATAATGTTACGTATGCGAAATCTAAAACATGGTTTAAATGGTTAATGCTTTGGCAATTACCTAAAATTAAAAAAGCGATAAAAAAAGAACATCGCGCGACACAAAAAATTATTACGGACTATAATATTAAGGGTATTATATCTGATAATAGAATGGGTGTTTTGTCCAAAACGGTACCTTCTGTATTTATAACGCACCAATTAAATGTGTTAAGTGGAAGCACTACTAAATTAAGTACTTATTTTCATGATCACTATTTAAAGGCTTTTGATGAATGTTGGATTCCGGATTTTGAAAACCAACCTAATTTAAGCGGAAACCTTGGTCATAATTTTAAAAACAAAGGTTTAAACATAAAGTACATTGGTCCTTTAAGTCGGTTAGAAAAAATTAAGGTTAAGCCGAAGTATGATATCATGGTTTTGTTGTCTGGACCAGAGCCACAACGCACTATATTAGAAGAAAAACTACTATCTGATTTAATTAACTATAAAGGAAAGGTGATGTTTGTTAGAGGAAAAATTGAAACAGAACAGACCGTTATGTTGGAATCTCCTTTTACGATTTACAATTTTATGCAAACCGAAGAATTGCAACAGGCACTTAATAAAAGTGAACTTGTGGTGTCTAGATCTGGTTATACAACTATTATGGATTTGGCCAAGTTGGGTAAACAAGCGTTTTTTATACCAACACCTGGACAATTTGAGCAAGAGTATTTAGCTGACTATTTAAACAACCAAGGGATTATTGCTAGTTGTAGTCAGGAAGATTTTACTTTAAAACAATTGGAACGTGTGACTGCCTATTCTGGTTTTAAGGCTTTTAATAACACCATTGATTTTAAGGGGTTGTTTTTGCTTTTTCAAGGGTAA
- a CDS encoding metallophosphoesterase family protein — MFSAKKKLDRAYNNAKVIGFDDDSKFILFSDCHRGDNSFADDFANNRNIYYHALKHYYVQGFDYAELGDGDELWENNSFESILYAHKNVYGLMQLFHKQNRLHMIWGNHDMVYRDPDYVKKNLHSFFDPKVGADVELFGDIEYHEAIILKHKDTQQEVFLTHGHQADWWNYTFWKWSRFMVRVLWKPLNVMGIADPTSPAKNYKELIKVERRTKKWITENNNMITVVGHTHRPRFPEPGDVAFFNDGSCVHPRSITGIEIENGAISLIKWQIATKEDGTLQIVRVLLEGPRRLLDYSG, encoded by the coding sequence ATGTTTTCAGCAAAAAAGAAATTGGATCGTGCTTATAACAACGCTAAAGTTATTGGGTTTGATGACGACTCTAAGTTTATACTATTTAGTGATTGTCATCGTGGTGATAATAGTTTTGCTGATGATTTTGCTAATAACCGAAACATTTATTACCATGCCTTAAAACATTATTATGTCCAAGGTTTTGACTATGCCGAATTAGGTGATGGTGATGAGTTGTGGGAAAATAACTCGTTTGAATCCATCCTTTACGCTCATAAAAACGTGTATGGTTTAATGCAACTGTTTCATAAACAAAACCGCTTGCATATGATTTGGGGAAATCATGATATGGTATATCGCGATCCTGACTATGTTAAGAAAAATTTACATTCTTTTTTTGACCCTAAAGTTGGCGCTGATGTAGAACTGTTTGGTGATATTGAATACCACGAAGCTATTATTTTAAAACATAAAGACACGCAACAAGAGGTGTTTTTAACGCATGGTCATCAAGCGGATTGGTGGAATTATACCTTCTGGAAATGGAGTCGGTTTATGGTACGTGTCCTTTGGAAACCTTTAAATGTTATGGGTATTGCAGATCCCACTAGTCCTGCAAAAAACTATAAGGAATTAATTAAAGTCGAACGTCGTACCAAAAAATGGATTACTGAAAACAATAATATGATTACTGTTGTTGGTCATACACACAGACCACGTTTTCCGGAACCTGGTGATGTGGCTTTTTTTAATGATGGTAGTTGTGTGCATCCCAGAAGTATTACTGGTATTGAGATTGAAAATGGCGCGATTTCTTTGATTAAATGGCAAATTGCTACTAAAGAAGATGGTACGTTACAAATTGTGCGTGTTTTGTTGGAAGGTCCTAGACGTTTGTTGGATTATAGCGGTTAG
- a CDS encoding MGMT family protein, which yields MKPETLNFFDKVYEVARQIPYGRVTSYGAIANFLGATRGARMVGYAMNGSHNKEVPAHRVVNRKGLLTGKHHFDGTNLMQQLLESEGVEVVDNQIQNFETLFWDPSALLSE from the coding sequence ATGAAACCCGAAACACTTAATTTTTTTGATAAAGTGTATGAGGTGGCACGACAAATTCCGTATGGTCGTGTGACAAGTTATGGAGCTATAGCTAATTTTTTAGGCGCAACACGTGGAGCCAGAATGGTAGGTTATGCTATGAATGGGTCACATAATAAAGAGGTGCCTGCACACAGAGTGGTAAACCGTAAGGGATTACTAACTGGAAAACATCATTTTGATGGGACTAACCTTATGCAGCAATTACTAGAAAGCGAAGGTGTTGAGGTTGTAGACAACCAAATCCAAAATTTTGAAACCCTATTTTGGGATCCTTCTGCATTACTTTCGGAATAA
- a CDS encoding SDR family oxidoreductase — MESFTQLKNKKVLVTGGAGFIGSNLCQALLNLDVKVTCLDNFATGHQHNITPFLSNPNFTLITGDIRDLEVCNTACKDQDFVLHQAALGSVPRSIADPITSNAVNVSGFLNMLVAARDAKVKRFIYAASSSTYGDHEALPKVEETIGKPLSPYAITKYVNELYAENFFTTYGLNTIGLRYFNVFGRRQDPNGAYAAVIPLFVKQFINHQSPVINGDGSYSRDFTYIDNVVQMNLLAITTQNKQALNQVYNTAVGDRTTLVQLTDLLKKYLSKYDPKIAQVNIVHGPNRKGDIPHSLASVDKAKRLLDYNPTHGIAQGIEEAVDWYWENLK; from the coding sequence ATGGAGTCATTTACACAATTAAAAAATAAAAAAGTATTAGTAACAGGAGGTGCAGGATTTATAGGATCTAACCTATGTCAAGCCTTATTAAATCTAGACGTTAAAGTGACCTGTTTAGACAATTTTGCAACAGGACACCAACACAATATTACACCCTTTTTAAGCAATCCTAATTTTACACTAATAACTGGCGATATTCGCGATTTAGAAGTGTGTAATACAGCCTGCAAGGATCAAGACTTTGTATTGCATCAAGCAGCATTAGGGTCTGTACCAAGATCCATCGCAGACCCAATTACAAGTAATGCAGTTAATGTGTCTGGATTTTTAAACATGCTAGTAGCAGCAAGAGACGCCAAAGTAAAACGCTTTATTTATGCTGCAAGCTCATCCACTTATGGAGACCACGAAGCCTTACCTAAAGTAGAAGAAACCATTGGTAAACCCTTATCACCATACGCCATCACAAAATATGTAAACGAGCTGTATGCAGAAAACTTTTTTACAACCTACGGATTAAATACCATAGGACTACGTTATTTTAATGTCTTTGGTAGACGTCAAGATCCAAACGGAGCCTACGCAGCAGTCATCCCATTATTTGTAAAGCAGTTTATTAATCACCAAAGTCCAGTAATTAATGGAGACGGAAGTTACTCTCGTGATTTTACTTACATTGATAATGTAGTACAAATGAATTTGCTTGCCATTACAACCCAAAACAAACAGGCACTTAATCAAGTTTATAATACAGCAGTTGGAGATCGTACCACTTTAGTACAATTAACAGATTTATTAAAAAAATACTTGTCTAAATACGATCCTAAAATAGCTCAAGTTAATATCGTTCATGGTCCAAACCGAAAAGGAGACATTCCACATTCGTTAGCATCAGTAGATAAAGCAAAACGCTTATTAGATTATAATCCAACGCATGGGATTGCTCAAGGGATTGAAGAAGCAGTAGATTGGTATTGGGAGAATTTGAAGTAA
- a CDS encoding NAD(P)/FAD-dependent oxidoreductase codes for MIKTDILIIGAGPTGLFAVFEAGLLKLKCHLIDALPQPGGQCSEIYPKKPIYDIPAYPEILAGDLTHKLMEQCKQFEPGFTLGERAETIDKQEDGTFIVTTNKGTKHHAPVVAIAGGLGSFEPRKPIIDNLANYEDKGVEYIIKEPEFYRDKKVVIAGGGDSALDWSIYLSDIASEVTLIHRRNEFRGHLDSVEKVQELKNAGKINLITPAEVIGVEGTNKVEAITIKQDAKTFKKECDHFVPLFGLSPKLGPIADWGLEIEKNAIKVDNSLDYQTNIPGIFAIGDVNTYPGKLKLILCGFHEATLMCQSAYQIINPGKRYVLKYTTVSGVDGFDGTRKEAPKAVVKSIQ; via the coding sequence ATGATTAAAACAGACATACTAATAATAGGAGCAGGACCAACTGGTCTTTTTGCTGTGTTTGAAGCAGGATTATTAAAATTAAAATGTCATTTAATAGACGCATTGCCACAACCAGGTGGACAATGCTCAGAGATATATCCTAAAAAACCTATTTATGATATTCCAGCCTATCCAGAAATTCTTGCAGGAGATTTAACGCATAAGTTAATGGAGCAATGCAAGCAATTTGAACCAGGTTTTACACTTGGCGAGCGTGCAGAAACGATTGACAAGCAAGAGGATGGAACCTTTATAGTAACCACTAATAAAGGTACAAAACATCACGCTCCTGTAGTGGCAATAGCAGGTGGATTAGGTAGTTTTGAGCCTCGTAAACCTATTATTGATAATCTAGCTAATTACGAAGACAAAGGGGTTGAATACATTATCAAAGAACCTGAGTTTTATAGAGATAAAAAAGTAGTCATTGCAGGTGGAGGAGATTCAGCTTTAGATTGGAGTATTTACCTAAGCGATATCGCTTCAGAAGTAACCTTAATCCATAGACGAAACGAGTTTAGAGGGCATTTAGATTCAGTAGAAAAAGTACAAGAATTAAAAAATGCAGGTAAGATTAATTTAATCACACCAGCTGAGGTTATTGGAGTAGAAGGGACTAATAAAGTAGAGGCTATTACTATAAAACAAGATGCTAAAACCTTTAAAAAAGAATGTGATCATTTTGTACCACTTTTTGGGTTGTCACCAAAATTAGGACCAATTGCAGATTGGGGTTTAGAGATAGAAAAAAATGCAATCAAGGTGGATAATAGCTTGGATTACCAAACTAACATTCCAGGTATTTTTGCTATTGGAGATGTTAATACCTATCCAGGAAAATTAAAATTAATTTTATGTGGTTTTCACGAAGCAACATTAATGTGTCAATCAGCGTATCAAATTATTAATCCAGGAAAACGCTATGTATTAAAATATACCACAGTCAGCGGAGTAGATGGTTTTGATGGTACACGTAAAGAAGCACCAAAAGCAGTGGTAAAATCGATTCAGTAG
- a CDS encoding Mrp/NBP35 family ATP-binding protein — MKLNKQDILKALETITVPGEGQNMVESGAITNVVTFADEVIVDITIKNPALQARKKTEVEILQAIHKQVYEKAKIKVNIKVDAPEKSAPNVIKGKHIPGIQNIVAVASGKGGVGKSTVTANLAVTLAKMGFKVGVLDADIYGPSMPIMFDVELERPLSTTVDGKSKMKPVENYGVKILSIGFFTKPDQAVVWRGPMAAKALNQMIFDAAWGELDFLLIDLPPGTGDIHLSIMQSLPITGAVVVSTPQNVALADAKKGVAMFQQDSINVPVLGIIENMAYFTPAELPDNKYYIFGKEGAKHLAEDLQVPLLGELPLVQSVREAGDVGRPAAMQTGTPLEKAFETITQNVVQQVVDRNDNLPATEAIKITTMAGCSAVNKK; from the coding sequence ATGAAATTAAATAAACAAGACATACTTAAAGCGTTAGAAACTATAACAGTACCAGGAGAAGGTCAAAATATGGTAGAAAGCGGAGCAATAACAAACGTAGTAACTTTTGCAGACGAGGTTATTGTAGACATAACAATAAAAAACCCAGCTTTACAAGCGCGTAAAAAAACTGAGGTCGAAATCTTACAAGCCATTCACAAACAAGTGTATGAAAAAGCTAAGATTAAGGTTAATATTAAAGTGGACGCACCAGAAAAATCAGCACCAAACGTCATCAAAGGAAAACACATTCCTGGAATACAAAACATAGTAGCAGTAGCTTCTGGAAAAGGTGGTGTAGGTAAATCTACAGTAACAGCAAACCTAGCAGTAACGTTAGCAAAAATGGGCTTTAAAGTGGGTGTGTTAGATGCCGATATTTACGGACCATCAATGCCAATCATGTTTGATGTAGAGCTAGAACGTCCATTATCGACAACAGTAGATGGTAAATCAAAAATGAAACCTGTAGAAAACTACGGAGTCAAAATATTATCAATCGGGTTTTTTACAAAACCAGATCAAGCAGTTGTATGGCGTGGACCTATGGCAGCAAAAGCATTAAACCAAATGATTTTTGATGCAGCCTGGGGAGAATTAGACTTTTTACTAATTGACTTACCACCAGGAACAGGAGATATCCACTTAAGCATCATGCAATCACTACCAATAACAGGTGCAGTAGTGGTTAGTACACCACAAAACGTCGCTTTAGCAGATGCTAAAAAAGGAGTTGCAATGTTCCAACAAGACAGTATTAACGTACCAGTTTTAGGAATTATAGAAAACATGGCTTACTTTACACCAGCTGAATTACCAGATAATAAATACTATATCTTTGGTAAAGAAGGTGCTAAACACCTAGCTGAAGATTTACAAGTGCCTTTATTAGGAGAGTTACCATTAGTGCAAAGCGTACGCGAAGCAGGAGACGTTGGTCGTCCAGCAGCAATGCAAACCGGAACACCTCTAGAAAAAGCATTTGAAACAATAACACAAAACGTAGTGCAGCAAGTAGTGGACAGAAACGATAATCTTCCAGCGACAGAGGCTATTAAAATCACCACTATGGCAGGATGTTCTGCAGTTAATAAAAAATAA